One Hippoglossus stenolepis isolate QCI-W04-F060 chromosome 22, HSTE1.2, whole genome shotgun sequence DNA segment encodes these proteins:
- the tmbim4 gene encoding protein lifeguard 4: MSTEKYPRSSIEDDFNYGTNVATASVQVRMDFLRKVYSLLSLQIILTTATSALFMFSQTIKDFVHASPAVVLVSALGSLVLLLALAVYRHKHPVNLYLLLVFTLLEAVSVATAVTFYEYSTVLQALCLTCAVFAGLTAYTFQSKRDFSKLGVGLFACLWILLIAGFMRFFFNSDSTEVVMSAAGALVFCGFIIYDTFLLMKQLSPEEHILASINLYLDIVNLFLHILRLLDSMKKH; encoded by the exons ATGAGTACCGAAAAATACCCCAGGTCTTCCATTGAAGACGACTTCAACTATGGCACCAACGTTGCTACAGCGAGTGTCCAGGTTCGAATGG ACTTCCTGAGGAAGGTGTACAGCCTCCTGAGCTTGCAGATCATTCTGACCACAGCCACCTCCGCTCTCTTCATGTTCTCCCAAACCATCAAGGACTTCGTCCACGCAAG TCCTGCCGTGGTTCTGGTTTCGGCTCTGGGCTCTCTGGTTCTCCTGCTGGCCCTGGCCGTGTACAGGCACAAACATCCAGTCAACCTCTAcctgctgcttgtgttt ACCCTGCTGGAGGCGGTTTCTGTGGCCACAGCCG TGACCTTCTATGAATACTCCACTGTGCTGCAAGCCTTGTGCCTGACCTGTGCTGTGTTTGCTGGACTGACAGCCTACACCTTCCAGTCCAAGAGAGACTTCAGCAAATTGGGAGTTGG CCTGTTCGCCTGCCTGTGGATCCTCCTCATCGCAGGCTTCATGAGG TTCTTCTTCAACAGCGACAGCACCGAGGTGGTAATGTCCGCTGCCGGGGCTCTGGTCTTCTGCGGCTTCATCATCTACGACACCTTCCTGCTAATGAAGCAGCTCTCCCCTGAGGAGCACATCCTGGCCTCCATCAACCTCTACCTGGACATCGTCAACCTCTTCCTGCACATCCTGCGTCTCCTCGACTCCATGAAGAAGCACTGA
- the LOC118101655 gene encoding beta-2-microglobulin produces MKFALCLAALAAVYCSVDSTYSSPKVQVYSSAKGKFGEGNTLICNVRDFHPPDITIELLQDGVAIPQSMQTDLSFKQNWQFHLMNTVPFTPLDGHKYSCRVTHVSSVKHYGWEPNM; encoded by the exons ATGAAGTTTGCTCTGTGCCTGGCGGCTCTGGCGGCCGTCTACTGCTCCGTGGACTCCACATACA GTTCACCCAAGGTCCAGGTGTACAGCAGTGCCAAAGGAAAGTTCGGAGAGGGCAACACCCTGATCTGCAACGTGAGGGACTTCCACCCACCTGACATCACCAtcgagctgctgcaggacggaGTGGCGATCCCTCAATCCATGCAGACGGACCTGTCCTTCAAACAGAACTGGCAATTTCATCTGATGAACACCGTGCCCTTCACTCCCCTCGATGGACACAAGTACAGCTGCAGGGTCACCCACGTCAGCAGCGTTAAACACTATGGCTGGG agCCAAACATGTAA
- the LOC118101324 gene encoding beta-2-microglobulin, translating into MRDLIFILLSAVVCSSLAKEDRPNVQVYTRLKEEFGKDNILICHVTCFYPPLITIDLLKNGETIPKANQTDLAFANTWKYHLTKAVAITLNQEDKFVCRVTHMGKTNDHILELD; encoded by the exons ATGCGGGACTTAATCTTTATTCTCCTATCGGCTGTGGTCTGCTCTTCACTGGCCAAGGAAG ATCGACCCAACGTTCAGGTGTACACCCGTCTCAAAGAAGAGTTTGGGAAAGACAACATCTTAATCTGTCACGTGACTTGCTTCTACCCGCCACTGATCACGATTGACCTGCTGAAGAATGGAGAGACAATTCCGAAAGCCAATCAGACAGACCTGGCTTTCGCGAACACCTGGAAGTACCACCTGACCAAAGCTGTGGCCATCACCCTGAACCAAGAAGACAAGTTCGTTTGCAGAGTGACCCACATGGGGAAGACCAACGATCACATTTTGG AACTTGACTAG